In Oncorhynchus gorbuscha isolate QuinsamMale2020 ecotype Even-year linkage group LG02, OgorEven_v1.0, whole genome shotgun sequence, a single genomic region encodes these proteins:
- the rfxank gene encoding DNA-binding protein RFXANK — MDGTDGVEIPDFAASLHIFSDDLALESTTCLSGEARGERLNGAMVTTENMGVDEEESLLKYSTTLTNRQRGNEVTVRPATLDILSIHQLAAQGEVLQVATHLSKDSSLLNRQDERGLTPLMWAAAFGEKAMVDFLLENGADPSTIAWERESALTLASSGGYAVIVKRLLEHGVDINAYDWNGGTPLLYAVRGNHVRCAEALLDKGADMNIEADSGYSPMALAVALGHKQVQKVLEDHILKLLKKKA, encoded by the exons ATGGATGGCACAGATGGTGTTGAGATACCAGATTTTGCAGCCAGTTTACACATATTCTCAGATGACCTAGCATTGGAATCCACTACATGTCTATCAGGGGAGGCCAGAGGAGAGCGATTAAATG GTGCGATGGTGACTACAGAGAACATGGGTGTGGATGAGGAGGAGAGCCTGTTGAAATACTCCACCACCCTCACGAATAGGCAGCGTGGGAACGAGGTCACAGTCAGACCAGCTACTTTAGACA TTCTGTCCATCCACCAGCTAGCTGCCCAGGGGGAGGTCTTACAGGTGGCCACACACCTGAGCAAAG ACAGTTCATTATTAAACCGCCAGGATGAACGGGGCTTAACTCCTCTCATGTGGGCAGCAGCGTTTGGAGAGAAAGCCATGGTGGATTTCCTCCTGGAAAAC GGGGCAGATCCTAGTACGATAGCATGGGAACGGGAGAGTGCCTTGACCCTGGCGAGCTCAGGAGGCTATGCAGTCATAGTGAAACGTCTTCTTGAACATGGAGTAGATATCAATGCTTATGACTGG AATGGTGGTACTCCTCTCCTTTACGCTGTTAGAGGGAACCATGTAAGGTGTGCTGAGGCCCTCTTAG ATAAAGGGGCAGACATGAACATTGAGGCAGATTCTGGGTATAGTCCAATGGCTTTAGCTGTTGCCCTCGGACACAAACAAG TCCAAAAGGTGTTAGAGGACCATATTCTCAAACTCCTGAAGAAAAAAGCATGA
- the borcs8 gene encoding BLOC-1-related complex subunit 8 isoform X3 — protein sequence MFIFDNALTRIKPLQIFNCRSFTVYKMEDQEMQLKVKRVTDKFTENMYVLANEPSVALYRLQEHVRRSLPELVQHKTDMQSWEEQSQGAIYTVEYACSAVKSMTNSSLYFKSIDGLLRQAISMKEQISTSQGRSAHEATPSPIPTATPPHPPSTSS from the exons ATGTTTATTTTTGATAACGCTTTAACACGAATTAAACCCTTGCAAATATTTAATTGTAGATCGTTTACTGTGTATAAGATGGAGGATCAGGAGATGCAACTGAAAGTTAAAAGAG TGACTGACAAATTCACGGAGAACATGTACGTGTTGGCTAACGAGCCATCAGTGGCCCTTTATCGACTGCAAGAACACGTTAGAAGGTCCCTCCCAGAGCTAGTACAACACAAA ACAGATATGCAGAGCTGGGAGGAGCAAAGCCAAGGAGCAATCTACACTGTGGAATATGCATGCAG TGCAGTGAAAAGCATGACAAACAGCAGCCTGTACTTCAAAAGCATCGATGGCCTCCTTCGTCAAGCCATCAGCATGAAGGAACAGATCAGCACCTCCCAGGGGCGCAG CGCACATGAAGCGACCCCCTCTCCCATTCCCACTGCCACTCCACCACATCCCCCATCCACTTCCTCCTGA
- the borcs8 gene encoding BLOC-1-related complex subunit 8 isoform X6, which translates to MFIFDNALTRIKPLQIFNCRSFTVYKMEDQEMQLKVKRVTDKFTENMYVLANEPSVALYRLQEHVRRSLPELVQHKTDMQSWEEQSQGAIYTVEYACSAVKSMTNSSLYFKSIDGLLRQAISMKEQISTSQGRR; encoded by the exons ATGTTTATTTTTGATAACGCTTTAACACGAATTAAACCCTTGCAAATATTTAATTGTAGATCGTTTACTGTGTATAAGATGGAGGATCAGGAGATGCAACTGAAAGTTAAAAGAG TGACTGACAAATTCACGGAGAACATGTACGTGTTGGCTAACGAGCCATCAGTGGCCCTTTATCGACTGCAAGAACACGTTAGAAGGTCCCTCCCAGAGCTAGTACAACACAAA ACAGATATGCAGAGCTGGGAGGAGCAAAGCCAAGGAGCAATCTACACTGTGGAATATGCATGCAG TGCAGTGAAAAGCATGACAAACAGCAGCCTGTACTTCAAAAGCATCGATGGCCTCCTTCGTCAAGCCATCAGCATGAAGGAACAGATCAGCACCTCCCAGGGGCGCAGGTAA
- the borcs8 gene encoding BLOC-1-related complex subunit 8 isoform X2, whose product MFIFDNALTRIKPLQIFNCRSFTVYKMEDQEMQLKVKRVTDKFTENMYVLANEPSVALYRLQEHVRRSLPELVQHKTDMQSWEEQSQGAIYTVEYACSAVKSMTNSSLYFKSIDGLLRQAISMKEQISTSQGRRHMHAAHMKRPPLPFPLPLHHIPHPLPPDLWKTLSKEKNHRPKSAEGRRRETQLWDMMMMTTLWHCSEALAKFPLKGSCGVRRSFTLPSQWCPAPTTSTRDSMEWKASSFARTYINMSKKSLFWALCINQLEGL is encoded by the exons ATGTTTATTTTTGATAACGCTTTAACACGAATTAAACCCTTGCAAATATTTAATTGTAGATCGTTTACTGTGTATAAGATGGAGGATCAGGAGATGCAACTGAAAGTTAAAAGAG TGACTGACAAATTCACGGAGAACATGTACGTGTTGGCTAACGAGCCATCAGTGGCCCTTTATCGACTGCAAGAACACGTTAGAAGGTCCCTCCCAGAGCTAGTACAACACAAA ACAGATATGCAGAGCTGGGAGGAGCAAAGCCAAGGAGCAATCTACACTGTGGAATATGCATGCAG TGCAGTGAAAAGCATGACAAACAGCAGCCTGTACTTCAAAAGCATCGATGGCCTCCTTCGTCAAGCCATCAGCATGAAGGAACAGATCAGCACCTCCCAGGGGCGCAG GCACATGCATGCAGCGCACATGAAGCGACCCCCTCTCCCATTCCCACTGCCACTCCACCACATCCCCCATCCACTTCCTCCTGACCTCTGGAAGACACTGTCCAAG GAGAAGAACCACAGACCCAAGAGTgctgaaggaaggaggagagaaacacagctctgggacatgatgatgatgacgacatTGTGGCATTGCAGTGAGGCTCTGGCCAAGTTTCCTCTGAAAGGGAGCTGTGGGGTCAGGAGGTCATTCACCCTACCATCACAATGGTGCCCTGCCCCCACCACCTCAACAAGAGACTCAATGGAATGGAAAGCCAGCAGCTTTGCCAGGACATACATTAACATGTCAAAGAAGTCATTATTTTGGGCCTTGTGTATCAATCAATTGGAGGGGCTCTGA
- the borcs8 gene encoding BLOC-1-related complex subunit 8 isoform X1 — MFIFDNALTRIKPLQIFNCRSFTVYKMEDQEMQLKVKRVTDKFTENMYVLANEPSVALYRLQEHVRRSLPELVQHKTDMQSWEEQSQGAIYTVEYACSAVKSMTNSSLYFKSIDGLLRQAISMKEQISTSQGRRHMHAAHMKRPPLPFPLPLHHIPHPLPPDLWKTLSKQEKNHRPKSAEGRRRETQLWDMMMMTTLWHCSEALAKFPLKGSCGVRRSFTLPSQWCPAPTTSTRDSMEWKASSFARTYINMSKKSLFWALCINQLEGL; from the exons ATGTTTATTTTTGATAACGCTTTAACACGAATTAAACCCTTGCAAATATTTAATTGTAGATCGTTTACTGTGTATAAGATGGAGGATCAGGAGATGCAACTGAAAGTTAAAAGAG TGACTGACAAATTCACGGAGAACATGTACGTGTTGGCTAACGAGCCATCAGTGGCCCTTTATCGACTGCAAGAACACGTTAGAAGGTCCCTCCCAGAGCTAGTACAACACAAA ACAGATATGCAGAGCTGGGAGGAGCAAAGCCAAGGAGCAATCTACACTGTGGAATATGCATGCAG TGCAGTGAAAAGCATGACAAACAGCAGCCTGTACTTCAAAAGCATCGATGGCCTCCTTCGTCAAGCCATCAGCATGAAGGAACAGATCAGCACCTCCCAGGGGCGCAG GCACATGCATGCAGCGCACATGAAGCGACCCCCTCTCCCATTCCCACTGCCACTCCACCACATCCCCCATCCACTTCCTCCTGACCTCTGGAAGACACTGTCCAAG CAGGAGAAGAACCACAGACCCAAGAGTgctgaaggaaggaggagagaaacacagctctgggacatgatgatgatgacgacatTGTGGCATTGCAGTGAGGCTCTGGCCAAGTTTCCTCTGAAAGGGAGCTGTGGGGTCAGGAGGTCATTCACCCTACCATCACAATGGTGCCCTGCCCCCACCACCTCAACAAGAGACTCAATGGAATGGAAAGCCAGCAGCTTTGCCAGGACATACATTAACATGTCAAAGAAGTCATTATTTTGGGCCTTGTGTATCAATCAATTGGAGGGGCTCTGA
- the tmem221 gene encoding transmembrane protein 221 has product MTVYSQRSLMVLALLGILSGIMSLLSVNLIFHLQTQQIAVKESPPTISIVPTNVWAVLMPVSTVLSALSLTLNLSSVVVCLLHSYFTTEICRGDDTERADWFLLDSRAVRHVAIGLFCLGVSVYLAAMSIYMLLVFEVEPGIASACILASGILILLMIVIHSLVKAARTAQHYRGGEHTDTLYQNQHGGSTPAARQGKLQDGEKPRRHRNNSQLHRHLSYPPPCTDPKQHHQHQYSPSHSPQSHSSDKEGYSSGGSGSRMHRTLSTESGLLQSPSKPWNGINNEMRSVLARKSGASSKDSTLV; this is encoded by the exons ATGACGGTTTACAGCCAGCGGTCTTTGATGGTCCTTGCTTTATTAGGGATCCTATCAGGGATTATGTCTCTGCTATCGGTCAATCTGATTTTCCATTTACAAACACAACAGATTGCTGTGAAGGAATCTCCCCCCACCATCTCCATCGTGCCAACTAATGTTTGGGCAGTGCTGATGCCAGTGTCTACAGTGCTTTCTGCTCTGTCTCTCACGCTCAATTTGAGCTCTGTCGTGGTCTGCCTTCTGCACAGCTACTTTACAACCGAGATATGCAGAGGAGATGATACTGAAAG AGCAGACTGGTTCCTATTGGATAGCCGAGCTGTCCGACATGTGGCCATCGGACTATTTTGCCTTGGGGTTTCAGTATACTTAGCAG ctaTGTCCATCTACATGCTGCTGGTGTTTGAGGTAGAGCCAGGCATAGCGAGCGCATGCATACTGGCCTCGGGCATCCTGATTCTGCTGATGATAGTGATTCACTCCCTGGTCAAAGCCGCCCGTACTGCCCAACACTACCGCGGTGGGGAACACACTGACACCTTGTACCAGAACCAGCACGGTGGGAGCACCCCTGCCGCCCGGCAAGGCAAGCTCCAAGACGGGGAAAAACCCAGGAGGCACCGCAACAACTCCCAACTCCACCGGCATTTGTCCTACCCCCCTCCCTGCACAGACCCTAAGCAGCATCACCAGCATCAGTACTCCCCATCCCACAGCCCTCAGAGCCACAGCAGTGACAAGGAGGGCTACAGTAGTGGTGGAAGTGGTTCTAGAATGCACAGGACCCTGTCAACAGAGTCAGGGCTGCTGCAGTCTCCATCTAAGCCCTGGAATGGCATTAACAATGAGATGCGCAGCGTGCTGGCCCGCAAGTCAGGAGCCTCCAGTAAAGACTCTACTCTGGTGTGA
- the borcs8 gene encoding BLOC-1-related complex subunit 8 isoform X4, protein MFIFDNALTRIKPLQIFNCRSFTVYKMEDQEMQLKVKRVTDKFTENMYVLANEPSVALYRLQEHVRRSLPELVQHKTDMQSWEEQSQGAIYTVEYACSAVKSMTNSSLYFKSIDGLLRQAISMKEQISTSQGRSRRRTTDPRVLKEGGEKHSSGT, encoded by the exons ATGTTTATTTTTGATAACGCTTTAACACGAATTAAACCCTTGCAAATATTTAATTGTAGATCGTTTACTGTGTATAAGATGGAGGATCAGGAGATGCAACTGAAAGTTAAAAGAG TGACTGACAAATTCACGGAGAACATGTACGTGTTGGCTAACGAGCCATCAGTGGCCCTTTATCGACTGCAAGAACACGTTAGAAGGTCCCTCCCAGAGCTAGTACAACACAAA ACAGATATGCAGAGCTGGGAGGAGCAAAGCCAAGGAGCAATCTACACTGTGGAATATGCATGCAG TGCAGTGAAAAGCATGACAAACAGCAGCCTGTACTTCAAAAGCATCGATGGCCTCCTTCGTCAAGCCATCAGCATGAAGGAACAGATCAGCACCTCCCAGGGGCGCAG CAGGAGAAGAACCACAGACCCAAGAGTgctgaaggaaggaggagagaaacacagctctgggacatga
- the borcs8 gene encoding BLOC-1-related complex subunit 8 isoform X5, with amino-acid sequence MFIFDNALTRIKPLQIFNCRSFTVYKMEDQEMQLKVKRVTDKFTENMYVLANEPSVALYRLQEHVRRSLPELVQHKTDMQSWEEQSQGAIYTVEYACSAVKSMTNSSLYFKSIDGLLRQAISMKEQISTSQGRRRRTTDPRVLKEGGEKHSSGT; translated from the exons ATGTTTATTTTTGATAACGCTTTAACACGAATTAAACCCTTGCAAATATTTAATTGTAGATCGTTTACTGTGTATAAGATGGAGGATCAGGAGATGCAACTGAAAGTTAAAAGAG TGACTGACAAATTCACGGAGAACATGTACGTGTTGGCTAACGAGCCATCAGTGGCCCTTTATCGACTGCAAGAACACGTTAGAAGGTCCCTCCCAGAGCTAGTACAACACAAA ACAGATATGCAGAGCTGGGAGGAGCAAAGCCAAGGAGCAATCTACACTGTGGAATATGCATGCAG TGCAGTGAAAAGCATGACAAACAGCAGCCTGTACTTCAAAAGCATCGATGGCCTCCTTCGTCAAGCCATCAGCATGAAGGAACAGATCAGCACCTCCCAGGGGCGCAG GAGAAGAACCACAGACCCAAGAGTgctgaaggaaggaggagagaaacacagctctgggacatga